DNA from Kineococcus mangrovi:
CTGCCCGGGTCGCTCGACGTCCTGACCGCCGAGGTCCTGCCCCGGCTGCCCCGCCCCGTCGTCCGGGGCACCACCCTGCGGGAGCGCTTCGGCCTGCCCCGACCCGTCAGCCGCTACGCCCGGGAGGTCCCCGCGTGAGCGCGAAGCGCCAGGTCCACCTGGGCGCCCACTTCCCGGGGGTCAACCAGACCACCGTCTGGCGCGATCCGCGGGCGGGCAGTCAGACCGACTTCACCTCCTTCGAGCACCTGGCCCGCACGGCCGAGCGCGGGCTCATGGACTTCTTCTTCCTGGCCGAGGGCCTGCGCCTGCGCGAGCAGGGCGGCACGATCTACGACCTGGACGTGGTGGGCCGGCCGGACACGCTGACGGTCCTGAACTCCCTGGCCGCGGTCACGACGCACCTCGGCCTGGCCGGGACCATCAACGCCACGTTCAACGAGGCCGCCGAGGTCGCGCGGCAGTTCGCCAGCCTCGACCACCTCTCCGGCGGGCGGGCCGCGTGGAACGTCGTGACGAGCTCGGACGCGTTCACGGGCGAGAACTTCCGCCGCGGCGGGTACCTTGCCCACGCCGACCGGTACGTGCGGGCCCGTGAGGTGATCGACGTCGCCAGGGCGTTCTGGGACTCCTGGGGGCCGGGCGCCCTCGTCGCCGACCCGGAGCTCGGCGTCTTCGCGCGCGACGTCCACGACGTCGGGCACCACGGACCGCAGTTCGACGTCCGGGGCCCGGGGTTGCTGCCGCGCAGCCCGCAGGGGCACCCGGTCCTGTTCCAGGCCGGGGACTCCGACGACGGCCGGGAGTTCGGCGCCGCGTACGCCGACGCCGTCTTCACGATGCACGGCACGCTCGAGGCGGGCCGCCGCTTCACGGCGGACCTGCGGGCCCGCGCCGTCCGCAACGGCCGCTCGGGCGAGGACCTGCGCATCCTGCCCGGCGCCTCGTTCGTGCTCGGGGACACCGAGGCCGAGGCCCGCGAGAACGCCCGGACGATCCGGTTCCAGCAGGTCGGGCCCCAGCAGGCCGTCGCGTTCCTCGAACAGGTCTGGGGCCGGGACCTCACGGGGTTCGACCCCGAGGGGCCGCTGCCGGTGCAGGACCCCGACCTCACGGCGACGATCGCCCAGGGCCGCACCCGCTTCCCCCGCGACCGGGTCGAGGTCGCCCGCGAGTGGCGGGAGCTGGCCGCCGCGAACGGCTGGAGCGCCCGGGAACTCGTCGTCGAGGTCTCCGGCAGGCAGCAGTTCGTCGGGACGCCCGAGCAGGTCGCCGCGGAGATCGACGAGTACGTGCAGGCCGACGCCTGCGACGGGTTCATCCTCGTGCCGCACCTCACCCCGACCGGTCTGGACGAGTTCGTCGACCGCGTCGTCCCGCTGCTGCAGGAACGCGGCGCGTACCGCACGGAGTACACCGGGACGACCTTGCGCGAGCACCTCGGACTGACCCACCCGCACGACGCGTCCCGCGCGCTCGACCCCGCCCCCCGCACCGCCTGAGGAGCAGCAGATGACCACCACGACGATCGACGAGGGAACCCTCGACGCGGCCCGGGCCGCCCGGGACGCGTGGCGCGCCGAGCGCACGGCCGTGCTGTCGACCCCGCACGGCTGGCTGAGCCTCACGGGCCTGCACTGGCTCGGGGCCGACGCCGCGCTCGTCGAGGGTCTGCCCGGCCGGTGGGCCTCGGTGGACGGCGCGGTCGAGGTCACCGCCACCGCGGCGGACGGAGTCGCGCTCGACGGGACGCCTGTCGAGGGCACCGTCCGCGTCGACACCCCCGAGGGAGCACCGGGGACCCTCCTGGAGGTGGGGCAGCGGCGGGTGGAAGTTTTGCAGCGCAGCGGGAACCACGCCCTGCGCGTCCGCGACCCGCAGGCCCCGACGCTCGCGTCGTTCACGGGCGTGCCCGTCTTCGAGTTCTCCGAGCGCTACGTCCTGCCCGCCGAGTTCGTCCCCCACGAGCAGGTCCGGGACGTCGTCGTCGGCGCCGTCGTCGAGGGCCTGCAGCACCACCACCGGGCCGTCGGCGTCGTCCGCTTCGACCTCGACGGACCCCAGCAGCTCACGGTGTTCCAGGGCGGCACCGTCCTGTTCACGGACGCCACCAGCGGGGTGACGACGACGGGGACGACGCGGTCGGTCACCGTCCCGACGACGCCGGGTCCGGTGGTCCTGGACCTCAACCGCGCGCAGAACCTGCCGTGCGCGTTCACCGACTTCGCCACGTGCCCGCTGCCGCCGGCCGAGAACCGGCTCACCGTCCCCGTCGCGGCGGGGGAGAAGGACCCGCGGTGACGGTGCTCCCGGGAGGTTTCCCCCCGGCCGAGCTGGAGGCCCTGCGGGCGCAGTTCCCGATCCTGAGCCGCACCACGCGCTCCGGGAAACCGCTGGTGTACCTGGACTCGGGGGCGACCTCGCACAAACCCCGCGCCGTCCTGGACGCCGAGCGCCGGTTCTACGAGACGCACAACGCCGCCGTCCACCGCGGGGCCCACCAGCTCGCCGAGGAGGCCACCGACGACTTCGAGGCCGCACGGGCCGCGATCGCGGCGTTCGTCGGCGCCCCCGCGCAGGAGGTCGTGTTCACGAAGAACGCGACCGAGTCGCTGAACCTCGTCGCCCACGCGTTCAGCACCACGACCGCCTACGCGGCGCGGGGTTCGGCACCGGCCGGGCAGGCTCTCGACCCGCGGTTCGTGCTCGCCGAGGGCGACGAGCTCCTCGTCACCGAGGCCGAGCACCACGCCAACCTCGTCCCGTGGCAGGAGCTGTGCGCCCGCACCGGAGCGGTGCTGCGCTGGGTGCCCGTCACCGACGGCGGCGTCCTCGACGTCGGCGCGCTGGACGCCCTGGTGACCGAGCGGACGAAGGTCGTCGCCTTCGCGCACGCCTCCAACGTCCTCGGCGCGATCGCGCCGGTCGCCGAGCTCGTCGCGGCCGCCCGCCGCGTCGGCGCGCTCGTCGTGCTCGACGCGTGCCAGTCCGTCCCGCACGTGCCCGTCGACCTGCCGTCCCTCGGCGTCGACCTCGCCGCCTTCTCGGGGCACAAGGTGCTGGGGCCGTCCGGCGTCGGTGTCCTGTGGGGGCGCGCGGAACTGCTCGAGGCCATGCCCCCGTTCCTCACCGGCGGCTCGATGATCGAGCTCGTCCGGATGGAACGCTCGACGTTCGCCCCGGCGCCGCAGAAGTTCGAGGCCGGTGTGCCGATGACCGCCCAGGCCGTCGGCCTGCACGCGGCCGTGGACTTCCTGCGCGGCCTCGGACCGGACGGGACCGGGGTCGCGCGCGTGGAGGCGCACGAACGCGCCCTCACGGCCCAGCTCCTCGCCGAGCTCGCGGAACTGCCCTGGATCCGCGTCCTCGGGCCCCTCGACGCCGCCGACCGCGTGGGCCTGGTCTCCTTCGTCGTGGACGGTCCGGACCTGCAGGTCCACGCCCACGACGTCGGGCAGCTGCTCGACGACGAGGGTGTCGCGGTGCGCGTCGGTCACCACTGCGCCTGGCCGCTGCACCGGCGCTTCGGGGTCGCGGCGACGACGCGCGTCAGCTTCGGGCCCTACAACCAGCCCTCGGACGTCGACGCGGTGCTGCGGGGTCTGCACCGGGCGCGCGACCTGTTCGGCTGAACCCCCCGTGAGAACCTGACGCGCGTGGACCTGTACCAGCAGCTGATCATCGAGCACTCCAAGCGTCCGCACGGCGAGGGGTTGCGGGAGCCGTTCGGCGCGCAGTCCCACCACGTGAACCCCACGTGCGGGGACGAGATCACGCTGCGGGTCCGCCTCGACGACGCCGGTGGCGCTCCGGTCGTGGGGGACGTGTCCTACGACGCGCTCGGCTGCTCCATCAGCCGGGCCTCGGCCTCGGTGCTGCACGGGCTCGTCGTCGGCC
Protein-coding regions in this window:
- a CDS encoding NtaA/DmoA family FMN-dependent monooxygenase (This protein belongs to a clade of FMN-dependent monooxygenases, within a broader family of flavin-dependent oxidoreductases, the luciferase-like monooxygenase (LMM) family, some of whose members use coenzyme F420 rather than FMN.) — encoded protein: MSAKRQVHLGAHFPGVNQTTVWRDPRAGSQTDFTSFEHLARTAERGLMDFFFLAEGLRLREQGGTIYDLDVVGRPDTLTVLNSLAAVTTHLGLAGTINATFNEAAEVARQFASLDHLSGGRAAWNVVTSSDAFTGENFRRGGYLAHADRYVRAREVIDVARAFWDSWGPGALVADPELGVFARDVHDVGHHGPQFDVRGPGLLPRSPQGHPVLFQAGDSDDGREFGAAYADAVFTMHGTLEAGRRFTADLRARAVRNGRSGEDLRILPGASFVLGDTEAEARENARTIRFQQVGPQQAVAFLEQVWGRDLTGFDPEGPLPVQDPDLTATIAQGRTRFPRDRVEVAREWRELAAANGWSARELVVEVSGRQQFVGTPEQVAAEIDEYVQADACDGFILVPHLTPTGLDEFVDRVVPLLQERGAYRTEYTGTTLREHLGLTHPHDASRALDPAPRTA
- a CDS encoding DUF1684 domain-containing protein, yielding MTTTTIDEGTLDAARAARDAWRAERTAVLSTPHGWLSLTGLHWLGADAALVEGLPGRWASVDGAVEVTATAADGVALDGTPVEGTVRVDTPEGAPGTLLEVGQRRVEVLQRSGNHALRVRDPQAPTLASFTGVPVFEFSERYVLPAEFVPHEQVRDVVVGAVVEGLQHHHRAVGVVRFDLDGPQQLTVFQGGTVLFTDATSGVTTTGTTRSVTVPTTPGPVVLDLNRAQNLPCAFTDFATCPLPPAENRLTVPVAAGEKDPR
- a CDS encoding SufS family cysteine desulfurase, whose product is MTVLPGGFPPAELEALRAQFPILSRTTRSGKPLVYLDSGATSHKPRAVLDAERRFYETHNAAVHRGAHQLAEEATDDFEAARAAIAAFVGAPAQEVVFTKNATESLNLVAHAFSTTTAYAARGSAPAGQALDPRFVLAEGDELLVTEAEHHANLVPWQELCARTGAVLRWVPVTDGGVLDVGALDALVTERTKVVAFAHASNVLGAIAPVAELVAAARRVGALVVLDACQSVPHVPVDLPSLGVDLAAFSGHKVLGPSGVGVLWGRAELLEAMPPFLTGGSMIELVRMERSTFAPAPQKFEAGVPMTAQAVGLHAAVDFLRGLGPDGTGVARVEAHERALTAQLLAELAELPWIRVLGPLDAADRVGLVSFVVDGPDLQVHAHDVGQLLDDEGVAVRVGHHCAWPLHRRFGVAATTRVSFGPYNQPSDVDAVLRGLHRARDLFG
- the sufU gene encoding Fe-S cluster assembly sulfur transfer protein SufU, which codes for MDLYQQLIIEHSKRPHGEGLREPFGAQSHHVNPTCGDEITLRVRLDDAGGAPVVGDVSYDALGCSISRASASVLHGLVVGRSVAEVGELREAVQHMLTSRGEDPGDEEVLGDAVAFAGVARYPARVKCALLSWSALADAVLRA